Proteins from one Rosa chinensis cultivar Old Blush chromosome 7, RchiOBHm-V2, whole genome shotgun sequence genomic window:
- the LOC112176737 gene encoding probable metal-nicotianamine transporter YSL6 isoform X1 — protein MCQAGVMESETTFMEVSEQLLHDSDKFRAIQPVESDSNPEWKDQITMRGLVVSTMLGSLFCIIIHKLNLTAGIIPSLNVAAGLLGFFFIQSWTGFWSKLGFRVTPFTRQENTVIQTCVVACYTLAHTGGFGSYLIAMDEKTYELTGANHPGNRAQDVKNPSLGWMTVFLFVVSFVGIFTLVPLRKVMIMDYKLTYPSGTATAMLINSLQTKTGAELARKQVRSLAKYLSISFVWSCFKWFFSGIGDSCGFDNFPSFGLTLFKNTFYFDFGLTYVGCGLICPRIVVCSVLLGGIISWGLLWPFISQQAGDWYPADLGSNDFKGLYGYKVFIAIALILGDGLYNLIKIIGMTLKEIYNNISKQSNLPVVKEVLNGESSEELMEQRKRDEVFLKHRIPTWLAGSGYLVLGALSVATLPIIFPPFKWYLVLFSYILAPILAFCNSYGTGLTDCSLLFTYGKIGLFVIASLIGSDGGVIGGLASCGVMMSIIGTAGELMQDFKTGYLTLSSPKSMFVSQLVGTAMGCVIAPLTFWLFWTAFDIGAPDGPYKAPQAVIFREMAILGTEGFSKFPKHCLALCGGFFMAALVINLLRDVIPKRISRFIPIPMAMAIPFYIGAYFAIDLFVGTMILYIWEQVNRKDAEDYAGAVASGLMCGDGIWTIPSAILSIFKVNPPICMYFGPSLSS, from the exons ATGTGCCAG GCTGGTGTCATGGAGAGTGAAACGACCTTCATGGAAGTATCAGAACAATTGCTGCATGATTCAGATAAGTTTAGAGCCATTCAACCTGTGGAGAGCGATTCAAACCCTGAATGGAAGGACCAGATCACAATGAGAGGGCTGGTGGTGAGCACGATGTTGGGGAGTCTTTTCTGCATCATCATTCACAAGCTCAATCTAACAGCCGGGATCATCCCATCCTTGAATGTTGCTGCGGGGCTGCTAGGCTTCTTTTTCATCCAGTCCTGGACTGGCTTCTGGTCTAAGTTGGGATTTAGGGTTACCCCCTTTACAAGGCAAGAGAACACCGTCATCCAGACTTGTGTCGTTGCTTGCTATACCCTCGCTCATACCG GGGGATTCGGTTCATATCTGATAGCAATGGATGAGAAAACATATGAACTCACTGGAGCCAATCACCCTGGGAATCGGGCACAAGATGTTAAAAATCCAAGCTTGGGGTGGATgactgttttcttgtttgttgtCAGCTTTGTTGGCATCTTTACTCTTGTTCCACTTCGTAAG GTTATGATCATGGATTACAAACTTACATATCCCAGTGGGACAGCCACAGCAATGTTGATAAATAGTCTTCAAACTAAAACTGGCGCAGAGCTTGCCCG GAAGCAAGTACGTTCTCTTGCGAAGTATCTAAGTATAAGTTTTGTATGGAGCTGTTTTAAGTGGTTCTTTAGTGGTATTGGAGATTCATGTGGGTTTGACAACTTTCCTAGCTTTGGACTAACGCTATTTAAGAACAC GTTTTATTTTGACTTCGGTTTAACCTATGTTGGATGTGGTCTTATCTGTCCTCGCATAGTCGTTTGTTCAGTTCTTCTTGGGGGTATCATATCATGGGGTTTACTCTGGCCCTTCATATCCCAACAGGCAGGGGACTGGTATCCAGCAGACCTCGGTAGTAATGATTTTAAAGGTCTTTATGGATACAAG GTCTTTATTGCTATTGCCCTCATTCTTGGGGATGGTCTCTACAATTTAATCAAGATTATAGGCATGACTCTTAAAGAAATTTACAATAATATTAGCAAACAGAGCAACCTTCCTGTTGTTAAAGAGGTACTAA ATGGTGAGAGTTCTGAAGAATTGATGGAgcaaagaaaaagagatgagGTATTTCTCAAGCATAGAATACCAACTTGGCTTGCTGGTTCTGGATATCTCGTCCTAGGGGCATTATCGGTAGCAACATTGCCCATCATCTTTCCCCCTTTCAAATGGTATTTGGTTCTCTTCTCATACATCCTTGCTCCTATCCTTGCCTTCTGCAATTCCTATGGCACTGGCCTCACAGACTGCAGTTTACTTTTTACATATGGGAAAATTGGTCTTTTTGTAATTGCTTCATTAATCGGAAGTGATGGTGGAGTTATAGGCGGTTTAGCATCTTGTGGGGTGATGATGTCCATTATTGGTACAGCAGGCGAACTCATGCAAGACTTCAAGACAGGCTACCTGACTCTGTCCTCACCCAAGTCAATGTTCGTCAGTCAGCTAGTGGGAACAGCCATGGGTTGTGTAATTGCTCCATTAACGTTTTGGTTGTTTTGGACTGCCTTTGACATTGGGGCACCTGATGGCCCATATAAAGCACCGCAGGCTGTGATATTCAGGGAAATGGCGATATTAGGTACTGAAGGCTTCTCTAAGTTCCCAAAACACTGCTTGGCTTTGTGCGGTGGGTTTTTCATGGCAGCTCTGGTTATAAACCTCCTGAGGGATGTGATTCCCAAGAGAATATCACGATTCATTCCTATTCCAATGGCCATGGCAATTCCATTCTACATCGGAGCATATTTTGCCATAGACTTATTTGTTGGGACAATGATATTGTATATATGGGAGCAAGTGAATAGGAAGGATGCGGAGGATTATGCAGGGGCAGTTGCTTCAGGTCTAATGTGTGGTGATGGGATTTGGACGATTCCATCAGCAATCCTGTCTATTTTTAAGGTGAATCCACCTATCTGTATGTACTTTGGGCCTTCTTTGAGCAGTTGA
- the LOC112176737 gene encoding probable metal-nicotianamine transporter YSL6 isoform X3, giving the protein MCQAGVMESETTFMEVSEQLLHDSDKFRAIQPVESDSNPEWKDQITMRGLVVSTMLGSLFCIIIHKLNLTAGIIPSLNVAAGLLGFFFIQSWTGFWSKLGFRVTPFTRQENTVIQTCVVACYTLAHTGGFGSYLIAMDEKTYELTGANHPGNRAQDVKNPSLGWMTVFLFVVSFVGIFTLVPLRKVMIMDYKLTYPSGTATAMLINSLQTKTGAELARKQVRSLAKYLSISFVWSCFKWFFSGIGDSCGFDNFPSFGLTLFKNTFYFDFGLTYVGCGLICPRIVVCSVLLGGIISWGLLWPFISQQAGDWYPADLGSNDFKGLYGYKVFIAIALILGDGLYNLIKIIGMTLKEIYNNISKQSNLPVVKEMVRVLKN; this is encoded by the exons ATGTGCCAG GCTGGTGTCATGGAGAGTGAAACGACCTTCATGGAAGTATCAGAACAATTGCTGCATGATTCAGATAAGTTTAGAGCCATTCAACCTGTGGAGAGCGATTCAAACCCTGAATGGAAGGACCAGATCACAATGAGAGGGCTGGTGGTGAGCACGATGTTGGGGAGTCTTTTCTGCATCATCATTCACAAGCTCAATCTAACAGCCGGGATCATCCCATCCTTGAATGTTGCTGCGGGGCTGCTAGGCTTCTTTTTCATCCAGTCCTGGACTGGCTTCTGGTCTAAGTTGGGATTTAGGGTTACCCCCTTTACAAGGCAAGAGAACACCGTCATCCAGACTTGTGTCGTTGCTTGCTATACCCTCGCTCATACCG GGGGATTCGGTTCATATCTGATAGCAATGGATGAGAAAACATATGAACTCACTGGAGCCAATCACCCTGGGAATCGGGCACAAGATGTTAAAAATCCAAGCTTGGGGTGGATgactgttttcttgtttgttgtCAGCTTTGTTGGCATCTTTACTCTTGTTCCACTTCGTAAG GTTATGATCATGGATTACAAACTTACATATCCCAGTGGGACAGCCACAGCAATGTTGATAAATAGTCTTCAAACTAAAACTGGCGCAGAGCTTGCCCG GAAGCAAGTACGTTCTCTTGCGAAGTATCTAAGTATAAGTTTTGTATGGAGCTGTTTTAAGTGGTTCTTTAGTGGTATTGGAGATTCATGTGGGTTTGACAACTTTCCTAGCTTTGGACTAACGCTATTTAAGAACAC GTTTTATTTTGACTTCGGTTTAACCTATGTTGGATGTGGTCTTATCTGTCCTCGCATAGTCGTTTGTTCAGTTCTTCTTGGGGGTATCATATCATGGGGTTTACTCTGGCCCTTCATATCCCAACAGGCAGGGGACTGGTATCCAGCAGACCTCGGTAGTAATGATTTTAAAGGTCTTTATGGATACAAG GTCTTTATTGCTATTGCCCTCATTCTTGGGGATGGTCTCTACAATTTAATCAAGATTATAGGCATGACTCTTAAAGAAATTTACAATAATATTAGCAAACAGAGCAACCTTCCTGTTGTTAAAGAG ATGGTGAGAGTTCTGAAGAATTGA
- the LOC112176737 gene encoding probable metal-nicotianamine transporter YSL6 isoform X2 — translation MCQAGVMESETTFMEVSEQLLHDSDKFRAIQPVESDSNPEWKDQITMRGLVVSTMLGSLFCIIIHKLNLTAGIIPSLNVAAGLLGFFFIQSWTGFWSKLGFRVTPFTRQENTVIQTCVVACYTLAHTGGFGSYLIAMDEKTYELTGANHPGNRAQDVKNPSLGWMTVFLFVVSFVGIFTLVPLRKVMIMDYKLTYPSGTATAMLINSLQTKTGAELARKQVRSLAKYLSISFVWSCFKWFFSGIGDSCGFDNFPSFGLTLFKNTFYFDFGLTYVGCGLICPRIVVCSVLLGGIISWGLLWPFISQQAGDWYPADLGSNDFKGLYGYKVFIAIALILGDGLYNLIKIIGMTLKEIYNNISKQSNLPVVKEVLNGESSEELMEQRKRDEVFLKHRIPTWLAGSGYLVLGALSVATLPIIFPPFKWYLVLFSYILAPILAFCNSYGTGLTDCSLLFTYGKIGLFVIASLIGSDGGVIGGLASCGVMMSIIGTAGELMQDFKTGYLTLSSPKSMFVSQLVGTAMGCVIAPLTFWLFWTAFDIGAPDGPYKAPQAVIFREMAILGTEGFSKFPKHCLALCGGFFMAALVINLLRDVIPKRISRFIPIPMAMAIPFYIGAYFAIDLFVGTMILYIWEQVNRKDAEDYAGAVASGLMCGDGIWTIPSAILSIFKSYFFNAVS, via the exons ATGTGCCAG GCTGGTGTCATGGAGAGTGAAACGACCTTCATGGAAGTATCAGAACAATTGCTGCATGATTCAGATAAGTTTAGAGCCATTCAACCTGTGGAGAGCGATTCAAACCCTGAATGGAAGGACCAGATCACAATGAGAGGGCTGGTGGTGAGCACGATGTTGGGGAGTCTTTTCTGCATCATCATTCACAAGCTCAATCTAACAGCCGGGATCATCCCATCCTTGAATGTTGCTGCGGGGCTGCTAGGCTTCTTTTTCATCCAGTCCTGGACTGGCTTCTGGTCTAAGTTGGGATTTAGGGTTACCCCCTTTACAAGGCAAGAGAACACCGTCATCCAGACTTGTGTCGTTGCTTGCTATACCCTCGCTCATACCG GGGGATTCGGTTCATATCTGATAGCAATGGATGAGAAAACATATGAACTCACTGGAGCCAATCACCCTGGGAATCGGGCACAAGATGTTAAAAATCCAAGCTTGGGGTGGATgactgttttcttgtttgttgtCAGCTTTGTTGGCATCTTTACTCTTGTTCCACTTCGTAAG GTTATGATCATGGATTACAAACTTACATATCCCAGTGGGACAGCCACAGCAATGTTGATAAATAGTCTTCAAACTAAAACTGGCGCAGAGCTTGCCCG GAAGCAAGTACGTTCTCTTGCGAAGTATCTAAGTATAAGTTTTGTATGGAGCTGTTTTAAGTGGTTCTTTAGTGGTATTGGAGATTCATGTGGGTTTGACAACTTTCCTAGCTTTGGACTAACGCTATTTAAGAACAC GTTTTATTTTGACTTCGGTTTAACCTATGTTGGATGTGGTCTTATCTGTCCTCGCATAGTCGTTTGTTCAGTTCTTCTTGGGGGTATCATATCATGGGGTTTACTCTGGCCCTTCATATCCCAACAGGCAGGGGACTGGTATCCAGCAGACCTCGGTAGTAATGATTTTAAAGGTCTTTATGGATACAAG GTCTTTATTGCTATTGCCCTCATTCTTGGGGATGGTCTCTACAATTTAATCAAGATTATAGGCATGACTCTTAAAGAAATTTACAATAATATTAGCAAACAGAGCAACCTTCCTGTTGTTAAAGAGGTACTAA ATGGTGAGAGTTCTGAAGAATTGATGGAgcaaagaaaaagagatgagGTATTTCTCAAGCATAGAATACCAACTTGGCTTGCTGGTTCTGGATATCTCGTCCTAGGGGCATTATCGGTAGCAACATTGCCCATCATCTTTCCCCCTTTCAAATGGTATTTGGTTCTCTTCTCATACATCCTTGCTCCTATCCTTGCCTTCTGCAATTCCTATGGCACTGGCCTCACAGACTGCAGTTTACTTTTTACATATGGGAAAATTGGTCTTTTTGTAATTGCTTCATTAATCGGAAGTGATGGTGGAGTTATAGGCGGTTTAGCATCTTGTGGGGTGATGATGTCCATTATTGGTACAGCAGGCGAACTCATGCAAGACTTCAAGACAGGCTACCTGACTCTGTCCTCACCCAAGTCAATGTTCGTCAGTCAGCTAGTGGGAACAGCCATGGGTTGTGTAATTGCTCCATTAACGTTTTGGTTGTTTTGGACTGCCTTTGACATTGGGGCACCTGATGGCCCATATAAAGCACCGCAGGCTGTGATATTCAGGGAAATGGCGATATTAGGTACTGAAGGCTTCTCTAAGTTCCCAAAACACTGCTTGGCTTTGTGCGGTGGGTTTTTCATGGCAGCTCTGGTTATAAACCTCCTGAGGGATGTGATTCCCAAGAGAATATCACGATTCATTCCTATTCCAATGGCCATGGCAATTCCATTCTACATCGGAGCATATTTTGCCATAGACTTATTTGTTGGGACAATGATATTGTATATATGGGAGCAAGTGAATAGGAAGGATGCGGAGGATTATGCAGGGGCAGTTGCTTCAGGTCTAATGTGTGGTGATGGGATTTGGACGATTCCATCAGCAATCCTGTCTATTTTTAAG